Genomic DNA from Ictidomys tridecemlineatus isolate mIctTri1 chromosome 6, mIctTri1.hap1, whole genome shotgun sequence:
CAGGCATTGTGTCACAAAATATCTTAACCCCTTTGACACAACCCATAATGGTGTTCTCTGGGCCACTAGTTTTTGGATTGATTGATAGGTTTGAATGAAGCACTGAGAGCTACAAATCTCTTCTGATCTTTCTTGTGGGATCTTCCCTCTTAGAATGAGGAAGTGTGCATCTCTAAGGAAGCCTGATCTTTGGGCTGGGCATCTCAATTTTCCCAGGCCACAACCAAGTGACAAACACATTCTATCTgggaatttaattttctttaaaattcttggtAAGGTTTTGGAGAAATTCCCCAAGCAAAACTTGTTTTTGCTTCTAGACAGAAGTTTATagttcattcaaaaaaaaaaaaaaaacatctagtTGCAATTTGCTTAACCCATATACAAAAAATCTCAACCTATGTTAAACAATGAACGGTCTTGCAGAATTTCCTACCTTGGCATACATCTTAGACAGTACCGCTTGTCCACATATGCCCTCCATGTATTTCTATGTCCCAAAGTGGAGAATAAACTgaaactctcttttttttaagtatgtgtaatacttgttttttttttaatatttattttttttagttttcagtggacacaacatctttgtttgtatgtggtgctgaggatcgaacccgggccacacgcatgccaggtgagcgcgctaccgcttgagccacatcccagccctaaacTGAAACTCTTAAGAAGCCACTGCATGTGAAACTATTCTTAATTTGCAGTCTGCATTAGGAATCATATATAATACCAGAGTTAAGGAAACAGCAGGACTCATTTTAAGCTCATGGTCTCACAGAGTATTACTATTGGATGGTTCTAGAAGATTTTCTAGTCAAATCTCACCAGTTTTAGATGAGCcaactgagactcagaaagggGTCATTTCCTTAATGCCAAAATAAGTCAGCTGGTTTCCATACTCAGCATAGGGCTCATTCAATACCTCACTTCTTTTTCCCCACCAATATTAATTTCCTAAGATGTTTCTTGatgttgtattttcttatttattcaatGTGAAATAGGAAATGTGATATTGCTGAAAATCCTTGTAATTTATACTTGAATACCTTAAATAAAAGGCTGTGTATCAATATAATCTTAAGAGTTAAACTCCAGAAAAAGTTTTGCTAGAACAAAGACCAAGAGGCAAGTTCTGGAGAGAGTTCTTTCAGGCACCtctgaaaggaaaaggaaaaagaaaaccacaaagcTCCTTCTCTATAGGTTTGACTCCAATCTGCAACCTGTCCCCCAACCCATGTGTTGCCTGGCACAATGTTTTGTGTTAAGTGGGATTAAGGTGCTTTGGATTAAGACCTTGAACATATAAAACGTAAAAAACCCATGTAACATTAAAAAGGTGACTTTCATGTAGAGTTTAAGGTAAAAATTTAAGCAGAAGTGACTGTGAAGAATATAAGCCTAAATAACTCCCAGAAGAATGTAAATCTAGGTATACCCTAGAGTTGTGACACGTATTGTCACTGCACATCTGGAATCATCTGATGACTCAGAGTACAGTCTGTTATTTCAGAAAGGTTATAAAAATCTGTGGGcctccctgggtgtggtggtatatgcctgtaatcccagtgactcccagtggcttgggagactgaggcaggaggatcacaaattcagtcaacctcagcaacatagcaagaccctaatcaactaagtgagacccaggttctaaataatgtataaaaaaagggttgggtttgtggcttagtggttaaggaAGCTCctctggattcaacccctggtacaaaacaaacaaaaaaacccaacaacaacaaaaacaatatggTTCTATGGGCCTCATAGTATATGTAATATGGATAAGGTAAATGCTTGtaagaattttttcttctatatttcctGATTTAGGAAGGAGGAGTAGGTGGGGGTATAAAATATGTCCTATAGCTACTAGTGAATCTGTATGTACTTGGGTTTAGTATTGGTAGCCTAGGAAAAGACCAAAAGTTAGCAATGTGATATACTGAATATGGAATCCATTCAAAATCTTGTTCAGGTTtccaaagaatcaataaaatcaatCTCCTTTTCTGATAGATAAATCAGATTGTCTTGTATGTAGCTGTGTGAATTCataacttaattaaaaatatacagggtcattttctcttttttaaaaaatacttggcttgggaataattaaaatgaaactcTGAAATCCTATCCTCTGCATGTGCATTTAAGATCCAGGGATGCATTCTAGAATTAAGCATTGCTCTGGTTCCATAAAACACAGTTCATAAACCAACAGACCCTGCTGGGGCATCGTCCATCAAGTTGAACAGTCCTTCCATTTTACTAATAAGTACATTTGTAtcaacatatacaaatacattgaCTATCATTACAATTGGGCCATGGAATTTATAGCCTGAGGATGACAAGAAACTGATAAAACAAAGCCTAGCTAGGGAAGGGTGCTCTTTTTTAGTAGCAAAGCAGACGGAGGGCATTGGGTGGCAGCAAAGTGCGGAAGTGGAAGGAAGTTTTGATGCTTTAAGTACTGAGGCAAACACACAGTGGTGTCTGCAAACAACCAGAAGCTGCTAGAAGGAAGTAGTGATGGATAATTCTAGAAAATTCTAGAATGGACTGGAGCATTACACTCAACTGCATAATACCCAATTTCTTTTCAGCTTAAGGCACAAGACTGCTGAGAAGGGAACTGTAGAAAAATTGTCCCAGCGGAGGAAACTGGGGGTGTGATAAGAGATGTGTTAAGGGCCATTAGGGACAgcaaataaaggaaggaaagttgagTGATGATTACTAAGTAATGATATTGGGAGGAAAGTCttgcaagaaaaataaagggagaaGGGTGTAAAGTAAGGGTCAGGAATTGCAGGATAACTGTGGGAAGGGGCTGCaccaaagaagagaaggaagagcgCTGGGGCGTGGCTGGGAGAGGGACTGGCTCAATAACGGGCTGCGGGGTGAAAAGACGAAGGGGTGGGGAAGCGCGTTGCTGACAGCTGCTCTCCGATGGCGCCTACAGGGTTAAACCTCAGGGGCGACCAGACTAGGAAGAACTCGGTTTCCAGGGTAACGGCTCCGACAGTTCCGGCAGCGCAGGCTCGTACCATTGCGCGGGCGCGCACGGGGGGAGCCAGAAAGGGAGGAGGGGACGCGCGAAGGAACAGTCGAGCCGAGGGGTCGGTGCCGGACTCTACCAAACGCGCGGCCCGCCTGCTCGCCCTGGGGTCTGAGCCGAGCGGTGCTCCGGCTGCCGGCCGCGCGGCGTCCTTCGTGCCGGGGCCGGCAGCTCCCAACTGCCCGCGGACGGCGGGGGGAGAAGGAACGTGCGCCCGGTGGCCCGGATTGGCCTTCTGGTCCCCCCGCCTGGGCGGCCGAGTGCGGGCGGCCCGGGGCTGGGAGGTTTGAAAAGCGGGCGAGAGACAAAGGCAGCAGGAAGCCTCCCCAGCGCCCGGAGCCCGAGCGCCCGGCCCCGGGCCCCCTTGCCGGCCCGCCGGCCCGCGCAGCAGCGGCGGCGGCCAGAGGCGGCGGCGTCAGGAGGCGGAGGATGCAGCAGGGGGCGTGGGAGCGGCGGCGGCCGAGCCGGCGGAGCAGCGCGGCCGGAGCGCGGCGTGCTTAGAGCCGAGGCGGCGGCGGCCGGGAGTGAGAGGCACCTTCCCCGCCCGGGATGTGAGGACCCGCGGAGCCCGGGGCGGGGGGAGGGAAGGGCTGGGAGGCGAAGccggcaggaaggaaggaaggacggacggaccaggaggaggagcggcggcggcggccggaGCCGGAAGGCGGGGAGGGGCCGTCCGTTGGGCCCGAGGCGGCGGCCGGGGCGGACCGCGCTCGTCGCCTCCGCGGGGCAAGAGCGGCGGGGCCCGCGCCTCCTCCCCCCAGCACCgcggaggggggaggaggaagatggaGACCCACATCTCGTGTTTGTTTCCCGAGCTGCTGGCCATGATCTTCGGCTACCTAGACGTGCGGGACAAGGGGCGCGCGGCGCAGGTGTGCACGGCCTGGCGGGACGCCGCCTACCACAAGTCGGTATGGCGAGGGGTGGAGGCCAAGCTGCACCTGCGCCGGGCCAACCCGTCGCTGTTCCCCAGCCTGCAGGCCCGGGGCATCCGCCGTGTGCAGATCCTGAGCCTCCGCCGCAGCCTCAGCTACGTGATCCAGGGCATGGCCAACATCGAAAGCCTCAACCTCAGCGGCTGCTACAACCTCACCGACAACGGACTGGGCCACGCATTTGTGCAGGAAATCGGCTCCTTGCGCGCCCTCAACCTGAGCCTCTGCAAGCAGATCACTGACAGCAGTCTGGGCCGAATAGCCCAGTACCTCAAGGGCCTGGAGGTGCTGGAGCTGGGGGGTTGCAGCAATATTACCAACACCGGCCTTCTGCTCATCGCCTGGGGTCTGCAGCGCCTCAAGAGCCTTAATCTCCGCAGCTGCCGCCACCTCTCGGACGTGGGCATCGGGCACCTGGCCGGCATGACGCGCAGCGCGGCGGAGGGTTGCCTGGGCCTGGAGCAGCTCACGCTGCAGGACTGCCAGAAGCTCACGGATCTTTCTCTAAAGCACATCTCCCGAGGGCTGACAGGCCTGAGGCTCCTCAACCTCAGCTTCTGTGGGGGCATCTCAGacgcaggccttctgcacctgtcGCACATGGGCAGCCTACGCAGCCTTAACCTGCGCTCCTGCGACAATATCAGTGACACAGGCATCATGCATCTAGCCATGGGCAGCCTGCGCCTCTCGGGGTTAGATGTGTCCTTCTGTGACAAAGTGGGGGACCAGAGTCTGGCCTACATAGCCCAGGGGCTGGACGGCCTCAAGTCCCTCTCCCTTTGCTCCTGCCACATCAGTGATGATGGCATCAACCGCATGGTGCGGCAGATGCACGGGCTGCGCACGCTCAACATTGGACAGTGTGTGCGCATCACGGACAAGGGCCTGGAGCTGATTGCTGAGCACCTGAGCCAGCTCACTGGCATAGACCTGTACGGCTGTACCCGGATCACCAAGCGCGGCCTGGAGCGCATCACGCAGCTGCCCTGCCTCAAGGTACTCAACCTGGGACTCTGGCAAATGACGGACAGTGAGAAGGTCAGGTGAGGGCGGCAGCACCAGCTCCCCTTGTCCTGCCCTGTACACCCTCCCTTCACCACCACCGGCCCCCACACACCCACTCGCATATTTAGACGTAGTTCATGGCGATGGCTGAGATAGGGCAGCGACTTGAAGCCCAAGCTCATTTCTCCTCCTCCGACGCCCCTCCCTGCTACCAGCCCCTTTCCATTGCCTTCGGGGTTCCTCTTCTACCACTGccctattttcctctttttccctgcGGATGGAGAAATGGATTCTGCTACTCACTCACCTACTTCTCTCTGCAGGGGATGGAGGACTGTTTTCAGCTACTGTATCCCCACTGCTTGGCATTTGtaaatggggtgggggtggggagtgactaGTCCTCTCCACCCCGAGGAATTGAGGAAAATGTCTGCCTTCACTTAAGCTTTCGTTTGAATACTGTgatctggtttttattttgaaatgtataaaaaGCAAACCCAACTACAACGGCCTTTCACCCTCTTCCACTTTGTAACTAATCCCAGTCTCTTCTCATCACTTCTCCTTTTACAGTACTCGGCTATTaacactcattttatttttatctgctttccttattttagttttttgaagaaattggaaatcatggtcttttttttctgctgaatatattctatatattatatatatataaattatatatatatattatatatatatgtctggCTACCTCGttttagtttacttttttctCTGAAGCCCTGGAATTCTACAAGAGAGATATTTTG
This window encodes:
- the Fbxl14 gene encoding F-box/LRR-repeat protein 14, giving the protein METHISCLFPELLAMIFGYLDVRDKGRAAQVCTAWRDAAYHKSVWRGVEAKLHLRRANPSLFPSLQARGIRRVQILSLRRSLSYVIQGMANIESLNLSGCYNLTDNGLGHAFVQEIGSLRALNLSLCKQITDSSLGRIAQYLKGLEVLELGGCSNITNTGLLLIAWGLQRLKSLNLRSCRHLSDVGIGHLAGMTRSAAEGCLGLEQLTLQDCQKLTDLSLKHISRGLTGLRLLNLSFCGGISDAGLLHLSHMGSLRSLNLRSCDNISDTGIMHLAMGSLRLSGLDVSFCDKVGDQSLAYIAQGLDGLKSLSLCSCHISDDGINRMVRQMHGLRTLNIGQCVRITDKGLELIAEHLSQLTGIDLYGCTRITKRGLERITQLPCLKVLNLGLWQMTDSEKVR